One Natrinema halophilum genomic window carries:
- a CDS encoding DUF5783 family protein gives MADFDPEQFEDKYANYFPELQQAYKNAFNRMNDRFDSQLVHAIDQQVLNESEPFYEGDGEFRVELPDDPYERISGVLVDEDRFEEVLEIHVEEIETELQRVFGFA, from the coding sequence ATGGCCGATTTCGATCCCGAACAATTCGAGGACAAATACGCGAACTACTTTCCCGAACTCCAGCAGGCGTACAAGAACGCATTCAACCGAATGAACGACCGGTTCGACTCCCAGCTCGTTCACGCGATCGACCAGCAGGTGTTGAACGAAAGCGAGCCTTTCTACGAAGGCGACGGTGAGTTTCGCGTCGAACTCCCGGACGATCCGTACGAGCGCATCTCAGGTGTCCTCGTCGACGAAGATCGGTTCGAAGAGGTCCTCGAAATCCACGTCGAGGAGATAGAGACCGAACTCCAGCGCGTCTTTGGATTCGCCTGA